The Bacillus sp. F19 DNA segment CCTCATAGTGTGGCAATGCCTTCCATACTCTCCGATTAAAATGATGCTTGATTTCAGCTACTTCGCTGACTGTCTCAGAGCCATGGCATTGAATGACATCAATTGGGAGCTTTTTCATTATATCTTCTATTTCATTCAGGCTGGCATTTACAAAAATCGCAACTAACTGTTTATCCTTTATATCAACTGAATCAAGCCATTCTTTTACCTGATGGGCTTGCACCCTGCGCTTACTTTCGGCAAAGATAAGTCCGAGATAGTCTGCATTTGACCCGCTTGTCATTTTTAAATCTTCCAAAGAACGATTTCCGCAAAGCTTAATCAAAGGTCTATTCATTTTCTTCTCCGTACAGGGCTTTGATGGCAGATGTTTGATCATTCTCCCGCATGAGTGATTCTCCGACTAAAATGGCATTAGCGCCTTCTTGCTGAACAGTCTTAACATCTTCAAATGTAAAAATCCCGCTTTCACTTACAAGCAGTGTATCTTTCGGAACGGATCTGCTTATCGTCATTATTTGATGGATATCAGTCTTAAAGGTTGAAAGATCTCTATTATTCACACCAAGTATTTCTGGGGTGAACGCAGGCAGAAGCTTTTCCAGAACTGCCAGAGAATGCACTTCCACTAAAACAGCCATGCCCAGCTCATATGCATGCAAATACAGTTCGTGCAGCTCTCTTGCTGCAAGTGCCTCTCCTATTAAGAGGATGGCATCTGCTCCTATATTCTTGGATTCCTCTACTTGCTTGTGATCAATAATGAAATCCTTTCTTAAAACAGGGAGACTGACTTCTTTCTTAATTTCAGCTATAAAATCACGATGGCCCTGAAAAAAGCTTTCATCCGTTAAAACAGAGAGACAATCGGCTTTTCCAGCTTCATATGCTATTGCAATTTCCACCGGATGAAAGTTTTCTTTAATGACCCCTTTAGAGGGAGATGCCTTCTTTACTTCTGCAATTAAAGCAGGTTTTCTGTTTGATTGCTTCAAGGCATTGTAAAATGACCGTTCAGAAACGTTTTTTCTTTCAGGAATAGTAAGCGAAAGGACTTCTTCCCGTTTCTTTTCAAGAATTTTAGTAAGCATATTGCTCCTCCTTCTTACTTTGAAGACGGGCGAGCTGACGATAGGCTGTGCCATTTTCGATTGCGTCCGCCGCTTTTTTCACTCCATCAGCCAATGAATCAGTCTTGCCTGCTACATATAAAGCAGCACCAGCATTCAGTGCAACAATGTCTGCTGCTGCCCCTTCGCGTTTCCCCTCGAACACATCGAGAATCAGTTTTGCGCTTTCCGCCGGACTCTCAACCTGGATATCTTTTAATTCGCCGCGCTCAAGACCCATCTCTTCAGGGTTTATTTCATAACGGTCAATCTTGCCTTTTTTCAGTTCAACAATATCTGTTACACCTGTAATGCTGCATTCGTCAAGGCCATCTCTTCCGGTTACAAGAAGAACATGCTCTGAGCCAAGTACGCGAAGGGCATAGGCTATTTTCTCTGCATACTCTGTAGAAAACACCCCCATCACCTGGCGCTTCGCATTGGCAGGATTTGCTAATGGACCAAGTAGATTAAAGACCGTTCTAAAGCCGATTTCCTGCCTTGGACTTACGGCGTGCTTCATTGAAGAATGGTAGATTGGCGCGAATAGAAAACTCATATCATAAGCCTGCAGAGCGAGCTTCGCTTCATCCGGTGTTGTTTGAATGGAGATTCCAAGCTGTTCAAGCACATCTGCACTGCCGCTTTTGGATGAGATTGCACGATTGCCGTGTTTTGCTACTTTTGCTCCGAGAGAAGATGCAAGAATGGCTGATGCAGTCGAGATATTAAATGTCGATGCCCCATCTCCCCCTGTACCGCACGTATCAATCAGATCCTCTGCATAATCAATGCGAGTCATATGCTGTTTCATTGCTTTTGCAAAACCGACAAGCTCGTCAACCGTTTCGCCGCGGAATCTTAATATGGAAATAAAACTTGCGATTTGGCTGGAAGTGGCTTTTCCCTCCATTACCTGATTCATGGCAGCAGTTGCTTCTTCTTCTGTCAGCGTGTGGCCTTCAATGCATTTGCTGAGTAATGTTTTCATTTTTGAGCCTCCTCCTTTTTGCCAAACACTTTTTCAGCAAGTTCAATCGTTTTGATTAAGGCACTTGCTTTATTTCGCGTCTCTTTCCATTCAAGTTCTGGCTTTGAATCAGCTACTATTCCAGCTCCTGCCTGAACATAGGCTTTTCCGCCCTGCAACGCAATCGTCCTGATCGTAATACATGAATCAATATTCCCGTCAAAGCCAATATAAGCGATGCACCCTGCATAAGCGTTTCTTGCTGTTGGCTCAAGCTCCTGCAAAATCTGCATGGCACGGACTTTCGGGGCACCTGATACCGTTCCGGCAGGGAAAGATGACAGCAGGGCATCAATTGGATGTGTGCCGGTTTTTAATCGGCCGGTCACCTTTGAAATTAAATGCATCACGTGTGAAAATCGTCCGAGCTCCATTAACACCGGAGTTTTGACTGTCCCGTAATCTGCAACTCTCCCAATATCATTTCTTGCAAGGTCCACAAGCATATAATGCTCTGCTTTTTCCTTTTCATCGCTGCGCAGATCTTCCTCGAGACGCAGATCCTCTTCTTCTGTCTTTCCGCGTTTTCTGGTCCCTGCAATCGGATGGATTTCCAAGTAGCCGTCCTGCACGTAGATCAGTCTTTCCGGAGAACTGCCGATCAGC contains these protein-coding regions:
- a CDS encoding phosphoribosylanthranilate isomerase, whose protein sequence is MNRPLIKLCGNRSLEDLKMTSGSNADYLGLIFAESKRRVQAHQVKEWLDSVDIKDKQLVAIFVNASLNEIEDIMKKLPIDVIQCHGSETVSEVAEIKHHFNRRVWKALPHYEGTLSDMRLYADAADGFVIDSKVKGAFGGTGLTFDWSNVPCYIQAAQKLNKTLFIAGGIAPDNIHQLLGLHPPGIDISSGIEQKGKKDETLLTRLEERVNHHVSVSR
- the trpC gene encoding indole-3-glycerol phosphate synthase TrpC; the encoded protein is MLTKILEKKREEVLSLTIPERKNVSERSFYNALKQSNRKPALIAEVKKASPSKGVIKENFHPVEIAIAYEAGKADCLSVLTDESFFQGHRDFIAEIKKEVSLPVLRKDFIIDHKQVEESKNIGADAILLIGEALAARELHELYLHAYELGMAVLVEVHSLAVLEKLLPAFTPEILGVNNRDLSTFKTDIHQIMTISRSVPKDTLLVSESGIFTFEDVKTVQQEGANAILVGESLMRENDQTSAIKALYGEENE
- the trpD gene encoding anthranilate phosphoribosyltransferase, which produces MKTLLSKCIEGHTLTEEEATAAMNQVMEGKATSSQIASFISILRFRGETVDELVGFAKAMKQHMTRIDYAEDLIDTCGTGGDGASTFNISTASAILASSLGAKVAKHGNRAISSKSGSADVLEQLGISIQTTPDEAKLALQAYDMSFLFAPIYHSSMKHAVSPRQEIGFRTVFNLLGPLANPANAKRQVMGVFSTEYAEKIAYALRVLGSEHVLLVTGRDGLDECSITGVTDIVELKKGKIDRYEINPEEMGLERGELKDIQVESPAESAKLILDVFEGKREGAAADIVALNAGAALYVAGKTDSLADGVKKAADAIENGTAYRQLARLQSKKEEQYAY